The nucleotide sequence GGTAGCGGACCCGCCGCGTCCGGACGACCTCGCCGTCGCGCGGGCGGATGAACTCGTTGACCGCGTAGAGCATCCCGCCGCGGTCGACGACGTCGCGCTCGTGCGCGAAGTAGATCGACGGCAGCTCGATGCCGTCCTGCTCGATGTAGTGCCAGATGTCGAGCTCGGTCCAGTTCGAGAGCGGGAAGACCCGGATGCTCTCGCCCGGGTGGATCCGGCTGTTGAAGAGGTTCCACAGCTCGGGCCGCTGGTTCTTGGGGTCCCACTGGCCGAAGTCGTCGCGGAAGGAGAAGATCCGCTCCTTGGCGCGGGCCTTGTCCTCGTCGCGCCGGGCCCCGCCGAAGACGGCCGTGTAGGCGCCCTTGTCGAGCGCGTCGAGGAGCACCGGGGTCTGGATCCGGTTGCGGGTGCCGTCCGGCGGCGCGGTGACCGAGCCGTTGTCGATCGCCTCCTGGACCGACGCGACGACGAGGTTGACCCCGAGCTCGGCCACCCGGCGGTCGCGGTACTCGAGGACCTCGGGGAAGTTGTGCCCGGTGTCGACGTGGAGGACCGAGAAGGGGATGCGCGCCGGGCGGAAGGCCCGCTCGGCGAGCCGCAGCATGACGATGGAGTCCTTGCCGCCGGAGAAGAGGAGGACGGGTCGCTCGAACTCGGCGACGACCTCCCGGATGATGTAGATCGCCTCCGCCTCGAGGGCCTGGAGGTGGCTCAGCTGGTACTGGCTCATGACGCGGGCTGGTCCTTCTCGGTCGTGCGGAGGGCGTCCAGCAGCGTCGTTGCCACCTCGGGACGAGGAATGGTGCGGAGGGTGCGGTGCGGACCGTCGGTCCGCGCGCGCTCGGCCGCCGTGAGGGCGGCCGGCATCAGTACGCTCCCCGGCCCTCGAGGACGGCCTTGGCCGTGCGGACGAGGATCTGGGCGTCGAGCGCGAGCGACCAGTTGTCGACGTACCAGAGGTCGAGCCGGACCGAGTCGACCCACGAGAGGTCGCTGCGGCCGGAGACCTGCCAGAGGCCGGTCATGCCCGGGCGGACCCGCAGCCGGCGCACGGCGTCGCTCTCGTAGCGGTCGACCTCGTCGCGCAGCGGCGGGCGCGGCCCGACGAGCGACATCTCGCCGCGGACGACGTTGATCAGCTGCGGCAGCTCGTCGAGCGAGAAGCGGCGCAGGAGCGTGCCGACCTTGGTGACGCGCGGGTCGGTGCGCATCTTGAAGAGCACCCCGTTGCCGTCGCTGTGCATCTCCAGGCCCGCCAGGTGGCGGTCGGCGTCGACGACCATCGTGCGGAACTTGTACATCGAGAACACGCGGCCGCCCTCGCCGACCCGCTCCTGGCGGAAGAACGCCGGGCCGGGCGAGTCACGGCGCACCATCACCGCGAGGGTGATGAGCACCGGGGAGAGCGCGAGGAGCGCGAGCGCGCCGAGGATGCGGTCGCCGGCGAGCTTGGTCGTGTAGCGCCAGCCGCTCTGCACCGGGCGCTCGACGTGGAGCATCGGGAGGCCGGCGGCGCGGCGCATCGTGAGGCGCGGGCCGGCGACCTCGACGACGCCCGGGGCGACGAGGAGGTCGACGTCGCGCTGCTCGAGGGCCCAGCCGAGCCGGCGCAGCGCGTGCCCGGACATCGTCGGGCTGCTCGCGACGGCGACGGCCGTGGCGCCGAGGCGGTCGACGACGCTCAGCGCGTCGGCCTCGGTGCCGAGCACCGCGACGCTGGGGTCGTGGCGCAGCGCGTGGTCGTGGGGGTCCGGGACGCAGACACCGAGGACCTGCATGCCCGTGGTCATCGGGTCCTCCTCGATGCGGTGCGCGACCTCGAGCGCGGCCCGGGCGTCGCCGACGACGACGGTGGGGCGCAGGTTGCGCCCCGCGAGCCGGGCGCGGACCAGGCGGCGCCGCAGGGCGTAGCGCCCCACGAGCGTCGTGGCGGTCATCACCGGGACGGAGAGGAAGAGCGTGCCGCGCGAGAACTCCAGCTGGAGGGCGAAGGACGCGAACGCGACGATCGCGACCAGGCCCAGCGCCGAGCGGGTCACCGCGCGGTACTCCTCGGTGCCGGCGCCGACGTATCGCGTGGCGTAGGCACCGTTGTGCGCGAGCACGACGAGCCAGGCCAGCGCGACGACGACGAGCGTCAGCCGCGCGGACTCGACCTGCCCGGGGATGGTCTGCCCGGACCCCAGGAGCGCGTTGCGCCCGAGGATCCCGACGGCGACCCCGGTGAGCGCGGCGAGCGCGTCGACCGCGATCACCGCACGTCGGTGCGCCTTCTCCCAGGAGGCCAGACCGGCCCTGACCTGGGCATGGCCGAAGGAGGCCAGATCAATATGGGCCACGCGCGCCGGCGTGACCGTGGAACGTCCATGGGCTTCTTGAGCAATGCTCATCGAACCGTCGACCCCTGCAAATCGAACGTGATTCGAAGAGCGACGATGGCGTCGGCCCCTGCTACCGGACAGCCACCCTCGTCGATCCTCACGTCGCGGCCGGCCCTGCTTCCGGTCGTGACGTCTGGGTGGACTCTAGCGCCTGGCCCGGACCCCCTGCAGACGTTTCGTGAAAGTTCACTGACGGAATCTTGACGGAACCCTGATCCAGCGGCCCGGGCCCGCCCGGGAGCGGCCTCGACGTGGTCGCCGCAGGTCAGCGGGGTGCGTGCACCCGCTGCTGGGCGTCGAGCAGGCCGAGGGTCACGAGCTGCTCGACCGCGTCGGCGGCGTCGTCGAGCAGGAAGGGCAGCTCCTTGCGCTCGGTCGGCGAGAAGTCGCGCAGGACGAAGTCGGCGGCGTCCATCCGCCCCGGCGGACGACCGATGCCGACGCGGACGCGGTGGTAGTCCTTGGTGCCGAGCGAGGACGAGATCGAGCGCAGGCCGTTGTGACCGCCTTCTCCCCCACCGCGTTTGAGGCGGACGGTCCCGGCGTCGATGTCGAGCTCGTCGTGCACGACGACGAGCCGGTCGGCGGGCACGGAGAAGAAGGAGAGCAGCGCCTTGACCGGGCCGCCGGACTCGTTCATGTAGCAGGAGGGCACGGCGACGACGACCGGCGGGCCGGGCACCCCTCCGGGGCCGGTGCCCAGGCGCACCTGCGCCGCGACCGCGCGCGCCTTGTGGGTCCGCAGCGTGTCTCCGCCGCGGCGGGCCAGCTCGTCGACGACCATCGCCCCGACGTTGTGGCGGTTGCCCGCGTAGCGCGGCCCGGGGTTGCCGAGTCCGACGACGAGCCAGGGTCCGGTGTCCGTCACGGCGTCGATTGTGCCATCCGCGCCGGGGACGCCGACGGGGCCCGGTCCGTGCGGACCGGGCCCCGTGCGGGACGTGCGGGTGGGGCTCAGGCCTCGTCGGAGGCCTTCTCCTCGTCGCCCTCGGTGGACTCGCCCTCGGCGGCCTCGGACTCCGCGGCCTCCTCGTCGGACTCCTCGCGCTCGATGCCGGCCTCGGCCTCGGCCTCCTCGAGCTCGGCCTCGAGCTCCTCGGCCGTGATCTGCTGCGTGATGTTGACGACCAGGGCCTCGGGGTCGGTGACGAGCGTGGCGCCGGCCGGGAGGGTCAGCTCGCTCGCGAGGACCTGGGTGCCGACCTCGGCGCCCTCGATCGAGTGGACGACGCTCTCGGGGATGTTCGTGGCCTCGACCTCGAGCTCGACGGTCGCCATGACGGTGGTGACGACGGTCTCCGGGGCGGCCTCGCCCTCGAGGTGCACGGGCACCTCGACGGTGACCTTCTCGCCGCGGCGGACGACGACGAGGTCGACGTGCTCGATGACCGGCTTGATCGGGTCGCGCTGCACGTCCTTGGCGAGCGCGAGGTGCTCCTTGCCGTCGATGACGAGCGTCAGGAGGGCGTTGGTCTGCTTGAGCGCGAGCATCGACTCGTGGCCCGGCAGGGTGATGTGGACCGGCTCGGTGCCGTGGCCGTACATGACGGCGGGGATCTTGTGGTCGCGGCGGATCTTGCGGGCCGCGCCCTTGCCGAACTGGGTGCGCTGCTCGGCGACGAGCTTCGTGGTGTCGGACATCGGGTACTCCTGGGGTGGTTCGGGAAGCTGGACGGTGCGTCCTCGACGCGGGGCGTGGCACCGGACCGGCGCGCGAACGGCCCGCGGACCGTCCCGGGGGAGGTCTGCGCACCGCCAGCGTCGATCACGGACGGTCGCGGGGCCGTGTGGCCCGCCCGGACTTCCTCGTCCGGTGCGACGTCCCTCGCCGAGGCAACCCCGAGAGTCTAGGCGACGGGGGACGGTAGGTCGAAATCGGCCCGCTCCGCCGTCCCGACGTCGGCCCGGGCCCGCTCCCCCAGCCGCACGGCCGCCACCCCCACGAGGATGACGACGCCGCCCACGAGCTGCCAGGGCCCGGGCAGCTCGCCGAGGACCAGCCAGGCGAAGAGCACGGCGAAGAGCACCTCGGTGAGCCCGACGAACGAGGCGAGGGTCGACCCGAGGTGACGGGCGCCGAGGACGCCCAGGACGTAGGCGACGGCGGCCGCGACGACGACGAGCTCGGCGAGGGCGAGCCACGCCGGGGTGGGGTGCCCCGCGACGTCGACGCGCGCGGCGCCGACCCGCATCGGGAGCACGCCGGCGGCGCCGAGCGCGCCGAGGACGAG is from Arthrobacter sp. NEB 688 and encodes:
- the cysD gene encoding sulfate adenylyltransferase subunit CysD, with the protein product MSQYQLSHLQALEAEAIYIIREVVAEFERPVLLFSGGKDSIVMLRLAERAFRPARIPFSVLHVDTGHNFPEVLEYRDRRVAELGVNLVVASVQEAIDNGSVTAPPDGTRNRIQTPVLLDALDKGAYTAVFGGARRDEDKARAKERIFSFRDDFGQWDPKNQRPELWNLFNSRIHPGESIRVFPLSNWTELDIWHYIEQDGIELPSIYFAHERDVVDRGGMLYAVNEFIRPRDGEVVRTRRVRYRTVGDASLTAAVESDADTVAAVIDEVASTRITERGATRGDDKFSESSMEDRKREGYF
- a CDS encoding sugar transferase, with product MIAVDALAALTGVAVGILGRNALLGSGQTIPGQVESARLTLVVVALAWLVVLAHNGAYATRYVGAGTEEYRAVTRSALGLVAIVAFASFALQLEFSRGTLFLSVPVMTATTLVGRYALRRRLVRARLAGRNLRPTVVVGDARAALEVAHRIEEDPMTTGMQVLGVCVPDPHDHALRHDPSVAVLGTEADALSVVDRLGATAVAVASSPTMSGHALRRLGWALEQRDVDLLVAPGVVEVAGPRLTMRRAAGLPMLHVERPVQSGWRYTTKLAGDRILGALALLALSPVLITLAVMVRRDSPGPAFFRQERVGEGGRVFSMYKFRTMVVDADRHLAGLEMHSDGNGVLFKMRTDPRVTKVGTLLRRFSLDELPQLINVVRGEMSLVGPRPPLRDEVDRYESDAVRRLRVRPGMTGLWQVSGRSDLSWVDSVRLDLWYVDNWSLALDAQILVRTAKAVLEGRGAY
- the pth gene encoding aminoacyl-tRNA hydrolase, with protein sequence MTDTGPWLVVGLGNPGPRYAGNRHNVGAMVVDELARRGGDTLRTHKARAVAAQVRLGTGPGGVPGPPVVVAVPSCYMNESGGPVKALLSFFSVPADRLVVVHDELDIDAGTVRLKRGGGEGGHNGLRSISSSLGTKDYHRVRVGIGRPPGRMDAADFVLRDFSPTERKELPFLLDDAADAVEQLVTLGLLDAQQRVHAPR
- a CDS encoding 50S ribosomal protein L25/general stress protein Ctc, translating into MSDTTKLVAEQRTQFGKGAARKIRRDHKIPAVMYGHGTEPVHITLPGHESMLALKQTNALLTLVIDGKEHLALAKDVQRDPIKPVIEHVDLVVVRRGEKVTVEVPVHLEGEAAPETVVTTVMATVELEVEATNIPESVVHSIEGAEVGTQVLASELTLPAGATLVTDPEALVVNITQQITAEELEAELEEAEAEAGIEREESDEEAAESEAAEGESTEGDEEKASDEA